The following coding sequences lie in one Epinephelus lanceolatus isolate andai-2023 chromosome 24, ASM4190304v1, whole genome shotgun sequence genomic window:
- the txndc16 gene encoding thioredoxin domain-containing protein 16, producing MWMCIAVFLLWMRSGGCTEKANTSDLIEYTAADFYEKLHSGKMMFIYFEHQVSPTISLFLVELGKSADALQDYGVLVGKVNCNKELVHTYCTEERALHTAFLFRGGKEFLGFDLDTVFDVNSIVSEVLFAILREEVKYVHTDTDLLAMEKAVRRKKDIVLGYVRSLGTQEHRSMMETAYVYGSKYQFILITGGPVLKHLGVNELSHSSRVWFLHCTTPKSSERCPLTRMRKPLSTLSLHSFLQLMEAPLVTEVYEDPSSVQLPQFPYQQTPQVFLFSRPATKHLDLDTATTLAWRLRGLALLVLVHRQSPAVKTPSEYNAAYRLPEKSSEVKYLTLQVLDEVLELFKNQDNEEEDEDEGVEEDDEDTHFGKLDDEVAMSFYESRGNLLDMDLIIQLTSNNFHATVVQSSLTVVLFYLRWDAVSMSCLSSFIEVAEILEVSSDSDVQMCAVDCGEWTDLCAAQPGGSLPFQPITTFPSILLLRPQQTAQHYRGMLGSEALYRFIVLSQPESPALLSTQEEVTSFLQVPHAELAGYKPGRVLGLFRTQTHTGVPLFTEAANSLRGEVLSGLLTDGLAEKWAAEHTVDLPALLVFPSWKTHTHPSILSLSTSAEELLSHINTALLHPLPELTVENLPSFLSLGKALLLLFVGEEEDEIGQRQNQALVEEMRGVVALGGGKMERYLACWIHLGRTPAGMSVLGSYLGSMPPLPALVLTHLPSGDEIYQYPPNTPIVASSVLQWLQRIEGGTESAAGMLGEDSWPPNAYFYDFLKAMDMQESNSTQQHPPEGEVEEEEEDEEDVNIEEHVMLKEATDSSSSVPTSDPDTHSEL from the exons ATGTGGATGTGTATTGCtgttttcctgctgtggatGAGGTCAGGAGGATGCACAGAGAAGGCCAACACATCTGATCTGATAGAATACACAGCTGCAGACTTCTATGAGAAATTGCATTCTGGAAAGATGATGTTCATCTATTTTGAGCATCAAG TCTCTCCAACCATCTCTCTCTTCTTGGTGGAGCTGGGGAAGTCTGCTGACGCTCTGCAGGATTACGGAGTTCTGGTTGGCAAG GTCAACTGCAATAAAGAGCTGGTTCACACATACTGCACAGAAGAAAGGGCACTGCATACAGCGTTTCTGTTCAG gGGTGGTAAGGAGTTCTTGGGTTTTGACTTAGACACTGTGTTTGACGTCAACTCCATCGTCTCTGAAGTCCTGTT TGCTATTCTGCGAGAAGAGGTCAAGTACGTCCACACAGACACCGACCTGCTGGCCATGGAGAAGGCCGTCAGAAGGAAGAAGGATATCGTGCTGGGTTACGTCCGCAGTCTGGGAACACAAG AGCACAGGTCAATGATGGAGACAGCATATGTGTACGGATCCAAATACCAGTTCATCCTCATAACTGGGGGCCCAGTTTTGAAGCACTTAGG TGTCAATGAGTTGTCTCACTCGTCTCGAGTGTGGTTCCTCCACTGTACAACTCCAAAGTCCTCTGAGCGCTGCCCATTGACCCGTATGAGGAAACCCCTGTCCACCCTCAGCCTCCACTCCTTCCTGCAGCTCATGGAGGCTCCACTGGTG ACTGAAGTTTATGAAGACCCCTCCTCGGTCCAGCTCCCTCAGTTCCCCTACCAACAGACCCCCCAGGTCTTCTTGTTCTCTCGTCCTGCAACCAAGCACCTAGACCTGGACACAGCCACCACTCTGGCCTGGAGACTCCGGGGCCTCGCCCTGCTGGTGCTCGTACACAG gcAGAGTCCTGCAGTGAAAACACCCAGTGAATATAATGCTGCTTACAGGCTGCCTGAGAAG aGTTCAGAGGTGAAATATTTGACCTTGCAAGTCCTTGATGAGGTGTTGGAGCTCTTCAAAAATCAAGATAACGAGGAAGAAGATGAGGACgagggggtggaggaggatgatgaggatACACATTTTG GCAAGCTGGACGATGAAGTTGCAATGTCTTTTTACGAAAGTCGAGGCAACTTGCTGGACATGGACTTAATTATCCAACTAACCTCCAACAACTTCCACGCCACAGTAGTTCAAAGCAGCCTGACAGTGGTGCTCTTCTACCTCAGAT GGGATGCTGTTTCAATGTCTTGCCTCAGCTCCTTCATTGAAGTTGCAGAGATACTTGAAG TCTCTTCAGATTCTGACGTCCAGATGTGCGCGGTCGACTGTGGAGAGTGGACTGACCTCTGCGCTGCTCAGCCAGGCGGCTCCCTCCCATTTCAGCCAATCACGACCTTCCCCAGCATCTTGCTGCTCCGCCCCCAGCAGACAGCTCAGCACTACAGAGGCATGCTGGGTAGTGAGGCGCTGTATCGCTTCATCGTACT GAGCCAGCCAGAGTCTCCTGCACTACTGTCCACCcaagaggaagtgacatcattCCTTCAAGTACCTCACGCTGAATTAGCAGGCTACAAGCCCGGCAGAGTACTGGGACTgttcaggacacaaacacacacag GTGTGCCGCTGTTTACTGAAGCAGCAAACTCATTAAGAGGAGAGGTGCTGAGCGGACTGCTCACCGATGGGCTGGCAGAGAAATG GGCAGCAGAGCACACTGTGGACCTTCCTGCACTGTTGGTATTTCCATCTTGGAAGACACACACTCATCCCTCCATACTGTCTCTGTCTACCTCTGCTGAGGAGCTGCTCTCACACATAAACACTGCACTGCTGCATCCGCTG CCTGAGCTGACAGTGGAAAACCTACCGTCCTTCCTCTCCCTGGGTaaagccctcctcctcctctttgtgggagaggaggaggatgagatcGGGCAGAGGCAGAACCAGGCGCTGGtggaggagatgagaggagTGGTGGCGTTGGGAGGGGGGAAGATGGAGCGCTACCTGGCCTGCTGGATCCACCT tggtCGTACTCCAGCTGGTATGTCTGTCCTGGGGTCATACCTGGGCTCAATGCCCCCCCTCCCTGCTCTAGTCCTCACCCATTTGCCCTCTGGAGATGAAATCTATCAGTACCCCCCCAACACACCTATAGTGGCCTCGTCTGTCCTGCAGTGGCTGCAGAGGATCGAGGGTGGGACTGAATCAGCAGCAG GGATGTTGGGTGAGGACAGCTGGCCTCCCAATGCCTACTTCTACGACTTCCTAAAAGCCATGGACATGCAGGAATCGAACTCCACCCAGCAGCACCCTCCTGAAGGAGAagtggaagaggaagaagaggatgaggaagatGTGAATATCGAAGAACATGTAATGTTAAAAGAAGCGACGGATTCCTCCTCTAGCGTTCCCACTTCTGACCCAGACACTCACTCTGAACTGTAA